From Bacillus sp. Bos-x628, the proteins below share one genomic window:
- the yqfD gene encoding sporulation protein YqfD, whose amino-acid sequence MKNRWFAYFIGRVEVEMKGSGIERLINECTREGITIFQVSRRQDSVRLFIRLSDVHAFRKVRRKHEVTCSFQQKKGFPFLLLWSRKNIGFTLGIVFFLMTIFALSNMVWKIEITGAKPETEHQMRKHLDEIGVRKGRFQFLMGTPEKIQKSLTTNIKSITWVGVELNGTAFQMKVVEKNEPKKEKYTSPQHIVAKKKAVITRMYVEKGEPLAGVDEHVEKGQMLVSGLIGSEDHQKIVGAKAKIYGETWYRSEVSVPLRTSFDVYTGKMKIKHKLSLFGGSLPFWGFDLKKDHFQHPKTEIEVHPLHFLKFQLPFSYKKEITRESEKINREYTNKEAVQAGIKMGKKELEEKLGQSGEVKSEKVLHETTGNGKVKLIILYQVIEDIVQTTPIVQGD is encoded by the coding sequence GTGAAGAATAGATGGTTTGCCTATTTTATTGGCAGAGTGGAAGTGGAGATGAAAGGCAGCGGGATCGAGCGATTAATCAATGAGTGCACGAGAGAGGGGATCACGATTTTTCAAGTGAGCCGCCGTCAAGACAGCGTGCGCTTATTTATTCGCCTTTCAGATGTACATGCCTTCAGGAAAGTTCGCAGGAAGCATGAGGTGACATGTTCATTTCAACAGAAGAAAGGGTTTCCGTTTCTTCTCTTATGGTCAAGAAAGAATATCGGATTTACTCTTGGTATCGTCTTTTTCCTTATGACGATATTTGCCCTGTCAAATATGGTATGGAAAATTGAGATCACAGGAGCCAAACCAGAAACGGAACATCAAATGAGAAAGCATTTAGATGAAATTGGTGTCCGAAAAGGTCGTTTTCAGTTCTTGATGGGAACGCCAGAAAAAATTCAAAAATCTCTTACCACCAATATTAAAAGCATTACATGGGTTGGAGTCGAATTAAATGGAACCGCTTTTCAAATGAAGGTCGTTGAAAAAAATGAACCTAAAAAGGAAAAATATACAAGTCCGCAACACATCGTCGCAAAGAAAAAAGCCGTGATCACTAGAATGTATGTAGAAAAAGGGGAACCGCTTGCTGGGGTTGATGAACATGTGGAAAAAGGCCAAATGCTTGTGTCGGGACTGATTGGAAGCGAAGATCACCAAAAAATAGTAGGGGCAAAAGCGAAAATTTATGGAGAGACGTGGTATCGTTCTGAAGTTTCTGTTCCTCTAAGAACATCTTTTGACGTCTATACGGGTAAAATGAAGATAAAGCACAAGCTTTCCCTGTTTGGAGGCTCACTGCCATTTTGGGGATTTGATCTTAAAAAAGATCATTTTCAACATCCAAAAACAGAAATTGAAGTTCATCCACTTCATTTTTTAAAGTTTCAGCTTCCTTTTTCCTATAAAAAGGAAATCACACGTGAAAGTGAAAAAATAAACCGGGAGTACACAAATAAAGAAGCAGTACAAGCAGGGATTAAAATGGGTAAAAAAGAATTAGAAGAGAAGCTAGGTCAATCAGGTGAGGTGAAAAGTGAAAAAGTTTTGCACGAGACAACAGGGAATGGTAAAGTTAAGTTGATCATACTTTACCAAGTTATAGAAGATATTGTTCAAACAACACCTATAGTTCAGGGAGACTAG